A region of the bacterium genome:
CTATGATGTAGGTAAGAGCAGTGATGAGAAATCTTTTAAGAGATATTATGGTGGTAGAAGTAGTCGTTATTCTGACTCAATGATGGCGATGTAAGAGAAACGTTTAGAAACGAAAAGGAAATGATATGGTTAAGGAACAAAGTATATACATGAGAGAAAGAAGAAAGAATAATCCAGAATTTATGAAAAAATATCTAGCACGTAGAAAAGAAAACAAAAGAAATAATCCAGAAATTCGGGAAAAACAGGCGATACGTAGGAAAGAAAGAAAATATGGTTTGTCTCATGAAGATTGGTTAAGGATGTATGAAACTCAAGATGGAAAATGTCTTATTTGTGGAAAGTCTTTTATAAAGCCTTCTGATGCTAAAGTTGATCATAATCATAGGACAGGTAAAATTCGGGGTCTGCTCTGTAATAACTGTAATCTTGGTATTGGTTTTCTAAATGATGATCCAAAGATAATGATAAAAGCAATAGAATATTTATTGGGGGAGAAGTAAATGCCAGTATATATGTTTGAATGTAATAAGTGTGGAGTAATAGAAGATAGAACTTGTTCAGTGGAGGAGAAGAATAAGCAACTATGTAAGGCATGTGGTTATGATATGAGGTGTTTGGTCGAGAAAAAGCCTCAGGTTACAAAATACAGAGAGCGGCCCGAAGTTAGACAATGGAGAAGAAAAAAAGGTGTATAATAATAAGGAGTATATATAATGACTCAAATGGCTAAGATAGAGAAACTTAGAAGTTTTTGGATAGAGGGATTAGAGGGGAATGCAGAATGTGTTCAAGAGTCTATCAAGAACTATGGTTACTATGAAGGTGGAGATAAACAGTGGAAGTCTGAAGATATAGCCGTATTGAATGCAGGGGGACGGCCACACTTAACCATTAACATGATTCTTCCTACCATTAATCTTTTGACCGGTTATGAGAGACAGAACAGGCAAGAAGTATCAGCATTCCCCAGAAAAGGTGGTAATCGACTAGTTGCTCAACTATTTACTGAACTATGTAAACATACTGAAGATGTCTCTAATGCGATCTATGAACGTTCTATGATGTTCCTAGATGGAATAGTAGGTATAAAGGGATGGATTAACATTGATATTGACTATGAGGATGATCCCTATAATGGAGAATTAATTATTGAGAGGGTGAACCCCTTTGATATTGTAGAGGACCCAGGATGTAAAAGCTATGATCTTAATAAAGGAGCTAAGTATATTATCCGGTCTTATTGGGCAGATAAAGAGTTGATTAAAATTACTTATCCTAAAGCTAAAGATGATCTAGAACATCAAAAGTTTGATGATTTAGATAAGAGGGACATTCGGCGTCCACCTGGAGGAAAGACTAGTCCAGATCTATATAAAGCTCGATTGAGAGAGACATGGTGGAGATCCTATGAAAAAGCTGTTTACTTGGTTCATAAGATGTCGATGGAACGTAAGAGAGTAGATAAGAGTAAAATTTCTTTGATGAAACACATGTTAGAGGTTGACCGTAGACAGGCAGAAGAAGAAGGAAGGATGACAGTCTTTGCTGTTGCAGAAGCAGTAGTTCCTGTATTACATTGTGATACTACTTTTGGAAAAGTCATAGTAGAGGAAGTAGAAAGACCATTTGGAGAGATGACTAAGTTCCCACTACAGCGCTTTGTTCCTTATTGGATTAATGGAATCTGTTTCTCACCGGTAAGTAATTTAAGGTCTCCTCAGGATGAAAAGAATAAGAGACGTTCTCAATCATTACATCTGGTTAATACTTCTGCAAACAGTGGTTGGTTTAATAAGAAAACTGGGGGGGCTGAAAAAAGTGAGTTAGAAGAAGTAGGTTCGAAGCCAGGAGTAGTTATTGATTATGATACTACGAAGCCTGATAAGATAGTTCCTACTCCATTATCTCATGCTCATATTACTTTAGAGCAGATGGCTGGAAATGATATTAAAGAGATTTCTGCTGTTAATGCTAATTTGTTAGGAATAGGGAAACCAGAAGATTCAGGGATATTAG
Encoded here:
- a CDS encoding endonuclease VII domain-containing protein: MVKEQSIYMRERRKNNPEFMKKYLARRKENKRNNPEIREKQAIRRKERKYGLSHEDWLRMYETQDGKCLICGKSFIKPSDAKVDHNHRTGKIRGLLCNNCNLGIGFLNDDPKIMIKAIEYLLGEK